A single window of Paracoccus albus DNA harbors:
- the pstA gene encoding phosphate ABC transporter permease PstA, with protein sequence MATQPDIEGQTGQWNSPRAAAHLRKRHRGETILKSLGIAALGIAVTMLVILLWTLLSEGAKAFRQTHMTLTVPITQEYVSPDAPADGDFRGLFSAAVAQSFDFLTEDELDTAEDMLTSQARFEIRNEILADPSLIGQTVEMKVAASDPYDQLNKGVYGREIEEGSRSRFSPEDIVVFEKIEGAGLVSLPFNTALFTNADSRFPEAAGLKGALIGSFYTLLVCFMISFPVGIGAAIYLEEFAPKNRISDLIEININNLAAVPSVVFGLLGLAVFLGWFGLPRSAPLVGGITLSLMTLPTIIIATRNALKAVPPSIREAALGVGASRQQVVFQHVLPLAMPGILTGTIIGLAQALGETAPLLLIGMNAFITAAPSTPLDAATSLPTQIYIWADSPERGFTSRTSAAILVLLGFLVMMNALAIFLRNKFERRW encoded by the coding sequence ATGGCGACCCAACCAGATATTGAGGGCCAGACCGGCCAGTGGAATTCGCCCCGCGCTGCAGCGCATCTGCGCAAGCGGCACCGTGGTGAGACGATCCTGAAATCCCTTGGCATTGCCGCGCTTGGCATTGCCGTGACCATGCTGGTGATCCTGCTGTGGACGCTTCTCAGCGAAGGGGCAAAGGCATTCCGCCAGACCCACATGACGCTGACTGTGCCGATCACACAGGAATATGTTTCACCGGATGCGCCGGCAGATGGTGATTTCCGTGGTCTTTTCTCGGCTGCTGTTGCGCAGAGTTTTGACTTCCTGACGGAAGATGAGCTGGACACTGCCGAGGATATGCTGACCAGCCAGGCCCGTTTCGAGATCCGTAACGAAATCCTTGCCGATCCCTCGCTGATTGGCCAGACGGTTGAGATGAAAGTCGCGGCGTCGGATCCCTATGACCAGCTGAACAAGGGTGTATATGGCCGCGAGATCGAGGAAGGCAGCCGCAGTCGCTTTTCACCGGAAGACATCGTGGTCTTTGAGAAAATCGAGGGTGCCGGCCTGGTTTCGCTGCCCTTCAACACCGCGTTGTTCACCAATGCCGACTCGCGCTTCCCGGAAGCCGCGGGTCTGAAAGGAGCGCTGATCGGTTCTTTCTATACCCTGCTGGTCTGCTTCATGATTTCTTTCCCGGTTGGCATCGGTGCCGCGATTTATCTTGAGGAGTTCGCGCCCAAGAATCGCATAAGCGACCTGATCGAGATTAACATCAATAACCTTGCCGCTGTGCCGTCGGTCGTGTTCGGTTTGCTGGGGCTGGCAGTGTTCCTTGGCTGGTTCGGCCTGCCACGCTCGGCGCCGCTGGTGGGCGGGATCACGCTGTCGCTGATGACCCTGCCAACGATTATCATCGCGACGCGGAACGCATTGAAGGCGGTGCCACCCTCGATCCGTGAAGCAGCACTTGGCGTTGGCGCTTCGCGTCAGCAGGTGGTGTTCCAGCACGTATTGCCGCTGGCCATGCCGGGCATTCTGACCGGCACGATCATCGGTCTTGCCCAGGCACTTGGCGAAACCGCACCGCTTCTGCTGATCGGGATGAACGCCTTCATTACGGCCGCACCTTCGACACCGCTTGATGCGGCGACCTCGCTGCCGACGCAGATCTATATCTGGGCCGACAGCCCCGAGCGTGGCTTTACCAGCCGGACGTCGGCCGCAATTCTGGTTCTCCTGGGTTTTCTGGTCATGATGAATGCCCTGGCGATCTTCCTCCGCAACAAGTTTGAACGCCGCTGGTAG
- the pstC gene encoding phosphate ABC transporter permease subunit PstC, producing MVLFAFALLLTASIVGYALNRRAAVAIRADGARLHSLPYFHGLYAALMVLVPLLILTLVWLALRGPVIDMMVMNSLPSEALEGMGSGAEQLVKAEISSIAAGQVFGEPEPWKVAAAERMNSLQNASNWLLLLVVAGAGLGLLAFARRRVGADFRARQGAESIIHYIMIACSVFAILVTIGIIFSLLFEAIRFFRMVPITEFLFGASWEPQIPIRADQIAAEGAFGWLPVLTGTLVITCIALFFSVPIGLFSAIYLNEFASTRVRKMIKPILEILAGIPTVVYGFFATLTVAPFLRDTGASLGISVSPNTALAAGSVMAVMLIPFISSFTDDALSAVPRSLRDGSLALGSTRSETMLKVLFPAAIPGIVGGVLLAVSRAIGETMIVVMAAGIMANLTLNPLDSVTTITVQIMTLLIGDTSFDSPKTLAAFALGLMLFIFTLLINILALRIVRKYRELYD from the coding sequence ATGGTTCTTTTCGCCTTTGCCCTGCTGCTGACAGCATCGATTGTCGGTTATGCCCTTAACCGAAGAGCCGCCGTCGCCATTCGTGCGGATGGTGCGCGTCTTCATTCTCTGCCTTATTTCCACGGTCTCTATGCTGCGCTGATGGTGTTGGTACCGCTTTTGATCCTTACCTTGGTCTGGCTGGCGCTGCGTGGTCCCGTCATAGACATGATGGTGATGAACTCACTGCCTTCCGAAGCGCTTGAAGGTATGGGATCAGGCGCGGAGCAGTTGGTCAAAGCAGAGATTTCATCGATCGCTGCTGGTCAGGTCTTCGGCGAGCCCGAGCCTTGGAAGGTGGCCGCAGCAGAGCGGATGAACAGCCTGCAAAACGCATCGAACTGGTTGCTTTTGCTGGTCGTAGCAGGCGCAGGTCTGGGGCTTCTGGCCTTTGCCCGCCGCCGTGTCGGTGCCGATTTCCGGGCCCGGCAGGGCGCAGAATCCATCATTCATTATATCATGATCGCCTGCTCTGTCTTCGCGATCCTTGTCACCATCGGCATCATCTTTTCGCTTCTTTTCGAAGCAATCCGCTTCTTCCGAATGGTCCCGATCACCGAATTTCTGTTCGGTGCCAGTTGGGAGCCCCAGATTCCGATCCGTGCCGACCAGATCGCCGCGGAAGGTGCCTTTGGCTGGCTGCCGGTTCTGACGGGCACGCTTGTCATCACCTGCATCGCCCTGTTCTTTTCGGTGCCCATCGGTCTGTTCTCGGCGATATACCTGAACGAATTCGCTTCGACGCGAGTTCGTAAGATGATCAAGCCGATTCTGGAAATCCTCGCCGGTATCCCAACTGTCGTTTACGGCTTTTTCGCCACGCTGACCGTAGCGCCATTCCTGCGCGATACAGGTGCGTCATTGGGTATTTCTGTCTCGCCGAACACCGCGCTTGCCGCGGGCAGCGTCATGGCGGTTATGCTGATCCCGTTCATCTCTTCCTTTACAGATGACGCCTTGTCTGCAGTGCCGCGCAGCTTGCGTGATGGCAGCCTTGCGCTTGGTTCCACACGTTCGGAAACCATGCTGAAAGTTCTGTTCCCGGCGGCTATTCCCGGCATTGTCGGCGGCGTTTTGCTGGCCGTCAGCCGCGCAATTGGTGAAACGATGATCGTGGTGATGGCCGCCGGTATCATGGCGAACCTGACGCTGAATCCGCTGGACAGCGTGACGACGATCACCGTGCAGATCATGACGCTGCTGATCGGTGATACCTCGTTTGACAGTCCGAAGACCCTGGCTGCCTTTGCGCTTGGTCTGATGCTGTTCATCTTCACGCTTCTCATCAACATTCTCGCGCTGCGGATTGTCCGCAAGTACCGCGAACTTTACGATTGA